The Desulfobacterales bacterium genome contains the following window.
AATTTTTCACCCTCGGCGTATCCGATGTAATTAATGGGTCTCTTCATCATTTCGGCCTTTTTCAGCAATTCCGGATCGTGCCATGTTTTTCTGAAGGCCTCTCTTAAAACTGCAAGACGGTCCGGCGGAATATCCGGTGGGCCGGCAAAAGGTCGGTTAAACATCACCATGAAGAGCAGGAGATCGATGAGTGGCTGATATTCTTTAGCGACGATATCCTTAAGCAGCGGATATTCCTCATATCCCGATACCGGTGTATCATTGTTGAACATTAAAACTCTTCCTTCTCCACTTTCGATAAAACTTTTTCCATTACTCCATGAGGTAACAACCGCGTCAATCTCGCCCCGGATCATGGCCAATTGGTCTTCCTGCCCTGCGTATCCGGTAATAATTTGCCATTTTTCTGCCCCAAGCATTTTTGCGATCAAAACCGGATCCAAATAATCCGTCGTACCTATACCGGAAGCCGCAAACCGAATCCGTTCTTTTGACTTTATCGCTTCATCCAAAGTTTGATAAGATGTATGTTTAGCCACGACAAAGGCACGCGGATCAGATGCCGGTGAACCCAGCCAACTCATTTTGCTCAGATCAAATTTAACGCCTTTCAATCCTGCTACTTGGGTGGCAACCAGTGATCGTTCAAATGTTCCAAATGTCAGGCCGTTTGGTTTAGCTTCATAAATCAGATTGGTTCCAATGATATGACCGGCTCCGGGAACATTTTTGACGATGATGGTGCTGCCCGGCAAGTATTTTTCCATAGTCCCGGCCAGTAAACGGGCATAGGAGTCAAAACCGCCGCCTGGCTTTGTCGTAACGATCAACTGAATCACTTTACCTTCATAGAACGGTTTGGCATGACCGATTACAACGGGAATCAACACAGCTGCCCATACCACGATGATTAAAAAAAGTTTCCGTTTCATCACAACCCCTC
Protein-coding sequences here:
- a CDS encoding tripartite tricarboxylate transporter substrate-binding protein, which encodes MKRKLFLIIVVWAAVLIPVVIGHAKPFYEGKVIQLIVTTKPGGGFDSYARLLAGTMEKYLPGSTIIVKNVPGAGHIIGTNLIYEAKPNGLTFGTFERSLVATQVAGLKGVKFDLSKMSWLGSPASDPRAFVVAKHTSYQTLDEAIKSKERIRFAASGIGTTDYLDPVLIAKMLGAEKWQIITGYAGQEDQLAMIRGEIDAVVTSWSNGKSFIESGEGRVLMFNNDTPVSGYEEYPLLKDIVAKEYQPLIDLLLFMVMFNRPFAGPPDIPPDRLAVLREAFRKTWHDPELLKKAEMMKRPINYIGYAEGEKLIKNALNQPPEVVKLIKEAYGK